The Leucobacter viscericola sequence CCGATTCGTGTTCGTGGAGGGCGCCGCCCGGGATGCCCCAGGTGTCGCCGTGATCGCTCCAGGTGACTCGGTGCTGCAGCAGGATCGCGTCACGGGAGCGGTCGTAAGCCAGGAGCCCGGCGGCGCCGAAACGCCCCCAGTATTGTGCGCCGTCGGCAGCGGTGACCCAAGCATCACCGGGGTTTCGAAGGTCGCTCATGGCTCTAGAGTAACTGCCGGTGCCGAAAAGCGAGAAGGAATTACGCCTTCTTTACGACGCTGGACTTGAGCTGCATCGGGCCAAAGCCGTCGACCTTGCAGTCGATGTCGTGACCGTCGACCCCGTTGATGAGGCGGATGCTCTTGACCTTGGTGCCGGCCTTGAGCGTGCCGCCACCCTTGACCTTCAGATCTTTGGCGATGGTGACCGCGTCACCGTCTTGCAAAACGTTGCCAACTGCATCCCGGATTGGCGCGTCAGTCTCTTCTGTTTCAGCCTCCGCCGACTCGGGTGCCCACTCGTGTGCGCACTCGGGCAGACGAGCAGCGCGCCCATCTCGTAACTGTAAACGCTGCCGCATTTGGGGCAAGGAGGGAGTTCTTCGCTCATGCCCCAATCCTAGCTGTTGGAAAGTTCTTCCCAATCGGGGCGGATCGCGCCAGAATAAGAGCATGAACCCCTCTTCTGGCCCCATCACTGTTCTTAGCGACACAGAATGTTGGGAGCACCTGGCGACGCAGCGCGTCGGACGTCTCGTTACCAGTGTCGGTGACGTGGTCGATATTGTGCCCATCAATTTTGTGGTTGATGGTGACACCGTTGTGTTTCGCACTGCCCCCGGCAGCAAACTCAGTGAGCTGACGGTGAACAGCTCCGTGGTGTTTGAGGTGGACTCGTTTGGCGAAACCTCCGGGTGGAGTGTTGTGCTGCGCGGTCGGGCTCGCGCCCTTGAAACTGAAGCTGAGATCGCAGCGGCGGAACTGCTGCCGCTCAAGCCTTTTGTGCCGACGGTGAAGCGTGTGTTTGTTCGAATTGAGGCGACGGCAGTGACCGGGCGGAGTTTTGTCTTTGGCTCGGAGCCGGATCACGATGCGGTGCACAACGAGTAGCTGACTCTGGCGAGGATCGCCGCTACGTCGCACCGGCGCAGCGGGCCTCGAGGCGTGTTTTTTTTGTTCGTGAGCGGGCTACGTGTCTGGAGGGGCACACAGTCTTGCAGAGGGTGTTGATGGAGCGCGGTGCTGCCCGTCGCGACCTCGGGAGGAGGGGGGGCGTTAGCGCAACTTTCAGGTCGCAACCCACTCGTTTGCGCCGGTGGTCAAATGAGGTCTCAGGATGTGGGTAAGATAGAGGGGTTGCTTCGGCCAGGAACGCACTCCGGTGAGTTTCT is a genomic window containing:
- a CDS encoding zinc ribbon domain-containing protein YjdM, giving the protein MRQRLQLRDGRAARLPECAHEWAPESAEAETEETDAPIRDAVGNVLQDGDAVTIAKDLKVKGGGTLKAGTKVKSIRLINGVDGHDIDCKVDGFGPMQLKSSVVKKA
- a CDS encoding pyridoxamine 5'-phosphate oxidase family protein, whose product is MNPSSGPITVLSDTECWEHLATQRVGRLVTSVGDVVDIVPINFVVDGDTVVFRTAPGSKLSELTVNSSVVFEVDSFGETSGWSVVLRGRARALETEAEIAAAELLPLKPFVPTVKRVFVRIEATAVTGRSFVFGSEPDHDAVHNE